The Actinomycetota bacterium genome has a segment encoding these proteins:
- a CDS encoding enoyl-CoA hydratase (Catalyzes the reversible hydration of unsaturated fatty acyl-CoA to beta-hydroxyacyl-CoA) encodes AELHQYGSVLRVVSRDELRAAAREVAGEIASKSPTVIRRAKESLNGIDPVDVKRSYRFEQGFTFELNLSGVADEARQAFVEKRDADFS; translated from the coding sequence TGCCGAGCTCCACCAGTACGGATCGGTGTTGCGGGTGGTGTCGCGCGACGAGCTGCGCGCCGCGGCGCGCGAGGTGGCGGGGGAGATCGCGTCGAAGAGCCCGACCGTGATCAGGCGGGCCAAGGAGTCGCTCAACGGCATCGATCCCGTCGACGTGAAGCGCAGCTACCGCTTCGAGCAGGGCTTCACGTTCGAGCTCAACCTTTCGGGAGTAGCCGACGAGGCCCGGCAGGCGTTCGTCGAAAAGCGCGACGCCGACTTCTCCTGA